The genomic segment AGCAGGACCGGTCCGAGGACGCTCGGGAACTGAGCGGGGTCGAGCCCGAGACCGAAGTTCAGGAAGAAGAACGCCCCGAACACGTCCCGGAGCGGGATGGCGATCTGCTCGATCCGGTTGCGGAACCGGGTCGCGCCCAGGACGAGGCCGATCATGAAGGCGCCGATCGCATCCGTCACCCCCAGGATGTCGCCGAGACCGCCGAAGAACACGGCGAGCCCGAAGAAGAGGATGGTGAACAGCTCCACGTCGCGCGTGCGCATGACACGCGAGACGAGCCTGCCGCCCCACCGGGCGACGGCGAACATCGCGGCGAGGAACAGGAAGGCGATCGCGAGCTTGCCGATGACCGGCCAGATCTCGGTCTCACCGCTCAGGATGACCGAGACGATCGCGAGGTAGATCGCGATGAAGAGGTCCTCGATGACGGTCACGCCCAGGATCATCGGCGTCTCGCGGTTGGCCAGTCGGTTGAGCTCGATGAGCAGCTTGGTGACGATGGCGCTGGAACTGGTGGCGGTGATGCCCGCGATGACCAGCGCCTCGCGCGTGCCCCAGCCGACCAGGAAGCCGAACCCGATGCCCGCCGCCATGTTGATGGCGACGTAGGTGCCGCCGGAGAGCAGCAGCTTCCCGGCGTTGCCGAAGAACTCGTCCTGATCGAACTCCAGCCCGAGGTTGAACAGGAGCATGATCAGCCCGAAGACGGCCACCAGCTCGATGTACTCGCCGTGACCGAAGCTCAACGGGAACCAGGTCGTGTACGGGCTCGCGAGGAGCCCGACCACCATGTAGATGGGGATGGCGGGGAGCCCGATCAGCTTCCCCAGGCGACCGAGGACGTAGGCGATGACGAAGAGGGCGCCGAGGACGAGAAGATCAGGGCCTAGGTGCATTCGCGGCCCCGCCTAGCTGCCGGGTGGGCCGTCGAGGGCGCCGGCCTTGACCTTGGCCTCGCCGGTGCGGAAGAAGGAGAAGGCCTTCGCGACCTTCTCGGGCGACCCGGCGACGACCAGGGTGTCGCCCGGGAACACCCGGAAGTCCGGCGCCGGCGCCGGGTTGGTGGAGTCGCCGCGGACCACCGCGACCACGGTGAGACCGGCGATGCCGCGCTCAGCGGGGCTGCCTAGCGGCTGTCCGGCGATGTAGTCCTCGTAGTCGACCGTGAACCAGTCGATCGAGAGGCCGGGGATCTGGTCGAGAGCGGTGAGCGACTCGGTGATCTGCGTGCCGCCCAGCAGTTCGGCGAGGGTGTGCGCCTCGTCCTCGCTGAGGCGCAGCGACACCTTGTTGTTGTCGGGGCCGTCCTCCTCGTCGGAGAACGTGATCAGATCGCTGTGCCCGGAGCGGTGGGCGATGACCCCCACCTTGCCCCCATCCGAGGTGATGAAGGTGTGCAGCACACCCACCCCGGGAAGCTTGACCCGCCGAACATCGACCACAGCAGCACACTCCTCACGCGCTCACCCTCGATTCTACCGGCGCAGCGGGAGGCCCCCGCCGCCTCCGGTGCCGGTTCGCGCTGAGCGCACCGCGCGCGCACCGTCCGCCGACGGTCAGTCGGTGGTGACGATGTCGGGCGCCTCGAGCCGCACCCGGTCGGCGGAGGCGTCGTCCGGCTGCTCCTGGCTCGCACGCTCGGCCGCGACGCGCTCGAGGTACGTCGTGACCTCGCGGTCGACGCGCGCCTCGTCCCAGCCCAGGGCCTCGGCCATCAGGCGCGCCGCCACCGGAGCGGCCGAGACGCCGCGGTCCCACGACTCGATCGAGATGCGCGTGCGGCGGGCCAGCAGGTCGTCGAGGTGCAGGGCGCCCTCGTGGGTGGCGGCGTAGAGCGCCTCCACCTGCAGGTAGTCGTCGGCGCCGGGGAGGGGCTCCGCCAGCTCGAGACGCGTCGAGAGCAGGTCGAGCACCTCGTCGGTGAGCGAGCCGTACCGGTTCAGGAGGTGCTCGACCTGTCCGATCTCGAGACCGGACTCCTGGGCCATGCGAGCGCGGCGGTTCCAGGCCGCCCGATAGCCCTCCCCGCCCACCAGGGCGACGTCCTGCGTGACGCTCGGCGAGATGCGCCCATCCATGGCCTGCACGGCCTCGTCGACCGCATCCTTCGCCATCACGCGGTACGTCGTCCACTTCCCGCCCGCGATCACGACGAGCCCCGGCAGAGCGTGCGCGACGAGGTGCTCGCGCGAGAGCTTCGACGTCTGGTCGGACTCCCCCGCGAGGAGCGGACGGAGTCCCGCGTAGACGCCCTCGACGTCCTCCCGGGTGAGCGGCACCGACAGCACGCTGTTGACGTGCTCGAGCAGGTAGTCGATGTCTGCCGCGGTGGCCGCGGGATGCGCCTTGTCGAGGTTCCAGTCGGTGTCCGTGGTGCCGATCAGCCAGTGCCTGCCCCACGGGATGACGAAGAGCACGCTCTTCTCGGTGCGGAGGATCATGCCGGACTTGCCGTGGAACCGGTCGCGCGGCACCACGAGGTGGATGCCCTTCGAGGCGCGGACGTGGAACTTCCCCCGCGTCCCG from the Cnuibacter physcomitrellae genome contains:
- a CDS encoding cation:proton antiporter, which produces MHLGPDLLVLGALFVIAYVLGRLGKLIGLPAIPIYMVVGLLASPYTTWFPLSFGHGEYIELVAVFGLIMLLFNLGLEFDQDEFFGNAGKLLLSGGTYVAINMAAGIGFGFLVGWGTREALVIAGITATSSSAIVTKLLIELNRLANRETPMILGVTVIEDLFIAIYLAIVSVILSGETEIWPVIGKLAIAFLFLAAMFAVARWGGRLVSRVMRTRDVELFTILFFGLAVFFGGLGDILGVTDAIGAFMIGLVLGATRFRNRIEQIAIPLRDVFGAFFFLNFGLGLDPAQFPSVLGPVLLAVLMTVVLNIGAGQFVAWLNGLGPQAGINTTVILQNRGEFGLILATLALAAGLDERIQPFAGLYVLIMAVMGPILAVNSERIGRAILRTRPKPQPKRDPMADEAIALMEAATAGDADEVDTTTRPTAATVPSGPDRPFDAEPEASAETDTRPARDSEY
- a CDS encoding cation:proton antiporter regulatory subunit, whose protein sequence is MGVLHTFITSDGGKVGVIAHRSGHSDLITFSDEEDGPDNNKVSLRLSEDEAHTLAELLGGTQITESLTALDQIPGLSIDWFTVDYEDYIAGQPLGSPAERGIAGLTVVAVVRGDSTNPAPAPDFRVFPGDTLVVAGSPEKVAKAFSFFRTGEAKVKAGALDGPPGS
- a CDS encoding glycerol-3-phosphate dehydrogenase/oxidase, which codes for MAATGTPTAKLGPDERRAAIEALKSTELDILVVGGGIVGAGAALDSVTRGLTTGMVEARDWASGTSSRSSKLVHGGIRYLEQLDFRLVREALIERGLLLQRIAPHLVKPVRFLYPLKKRVIERFYIGAGMMLYDIFSYSGGRPPGVPHHRHLSKKQVRELMPSLAPDALIGGLTYYDAQVDDAKYVATLVRTAAAYGAHVASRLNVVEFLRQGERVVGVTVHDLETDERFDIHAKQVVNATGVWTDDTQSLAGTRGKFHVRASKGIHLVVPRDRFHGKSGMILRTEKSVLFVIPWGRHWLIGTTDTDWNLDKAHPAATAADIDYLLEHVNSVLSVPLTREDVEGVYAGLRPLLAGESDQTSKLSREHLVAHALPGLVVIAGGKWTTYRVMAKDAVDEAVQAMDGRISPSVTQDVALVGGEGYRAAWNRRARMAQESGLEIGQVEHLLNRYGSLTDEVLDLLSTRLELAEPLPGADDYLQVEALYAATHEGALHLDDLLARRTRISIESWDRGVSAAPVAARLMAEALGWDEARVDREVTTYLERVAAERASQEQPDDASADRVRLEAPDIVTTD